One part of the Podarcis muralis chromosome 3, rPodMur119.hap1.1, whole genome shotgun sequence genome encodes these proteins:
- the LOC114593248 gene encoding dynein light chain roadblock-type 2-like: MQSTWEKSIVDLLIGLRRAQESDGEHTVGDVAEVEETLKRIQSHKGVIGTIVVNAEGIPIRTTLDNSTTVQYAGLLHQLMMKAKSTVRDIDPQTDLTFLGIRSKNHEIMVAPDKEYLLIVIQNPRE, translated from the exons ATGCAGTCTACATGGGAGAAATCCATTGTGGATTTGCTTATAGGCCTCAGGAGAGCTCAAGAATCAGATGGAGAGCATACTGTGGGTGATG TGGCAGAGGTAGAAGAAACTTTAAAGAGGATCCAGTCACATAAAGGAGTTATTGGAACTATTGTCGTAAATGCAGAAGGCATCCCAATCAGAACCACTCTTGACAACTCAACTACAGTACAATATGCTGGTCTCCTTCATCAACTCATGATGAAAGCAAAAAGCACAGTGAGAGATATCGATCCCCAGACTGATCTAACCTTTCTCGGGATTAGATCAAAGAACCATGAAATCATGGTTGCCCCTGATAAGGAATATCTTCTGATTGTTATCCAAAATCCTCGTGAATAG